The Melopsittacus undulatus isolate bMelUnd1 chromosome 9, bMelUnd1.mat.Z, whole genome shotgun sequence genomic interval GGAAAGACACTTTAGTTTAGGTAACTGGCAGGAAGAAGATCCTGTGTTCAAGCCAGTGCTGCCCCAGTGAGCACAGATCACACCCTGTGGGTGAGGCTGAGCTGGGGTTTGGGTACCAGGGGCTTACATTCAAGCTTCTGGAGATAATTTCTGTAGGGGTTGGTATTTCACTTTGGAAATGGTAATCACATATTTAATTATGATTAAACTATAACATAACactaaataataatagaaataacgAGAGGTATATAAATCTGCACATACAAGGCAACCTGAGCTGTTGGACAGTGATCAGCACTTGGGTGCCACAAGCCTCCACTGCATTGTAAAGGGAATAAAAGACGTTTAAAAGACCCAGTGCCATCTATTTCATTTCAAGCCATACAGTTACTGCTGATGGGCTTTTGGGAAGGATTTATTTCTTCCATGAGAGCTTTGTACTCGCTCGTCAGATCCAAAGGCTCAGCACCAAGGTGCAAGGGCTGCAGGAGGTGTGATCTGGAAGAACCtgccttcatagaatcatagaatagttagggttggaaaggaccctaagatcatccagttccagcccccctgccatgggcagggacacctcacactaaaccatctcacccaaggctctgtccagcctggccttgaacactgccagggatggagcattcacaacctccctgggcaacccattccagtgcctcaccacccttacagaaaagaatttcttccttatatccaatctaaacctcccctgtttaagttttaacccgttacctcttgtcctgtcactacagtcacagaatcacagaatcccaagggttggaagggacctcgaaagatcaaaagtccctaatgaagagtccctccccagcatccctgtaggcccccttcagatactggaaggctgctatgaggtctccacgcagccttctcttctccaggctgaacagccccaactttctcagcctgtcttcatacaggaggtgctccagtccctgatcatcctcgtggcctcctctggacttgttccaacagttccatgtccttttgatgttgaggacaccagaactgcacacaatgctccaagtgaggtctcacgagagcagagtagaggggcaggatcacctcctttgacctgctggtcacgcttcttttgatgcagcccaggatacagttgctttctgggctgcaagcacacgctgaagctggctcatgttcattttctcatcaaccaacaaccccaagtccctccttgggctgctctgaatctcttctttgcccaagctgtagctgtgcctgggattgctccgacccagatgtaggaccttgcacttgtcatggttaaactttgtaaggttggcatcagctaATCTtacaggtgtgtcaaggtccctctggatggcattccttccctccagcgtatcaacagaaccacacagcttggtgtcatcagcaaacttgctgagggcacactcaatcccactgtccatgtcactaacaaagatgctgaacaagactggttccaacattgatccctgagggacaccactcgttactggtctcaAGCTgaacattgaaccgttgaccacaactctttgcatgcagccatccagacagttctttatccaccgagtggtgcacctatcaaactgatgtctctccaatttagaggcaaggatgtcatgtgggacagtgtcaaatgctttgcacaagtccaggtagatgacatgaactgctctacccctgtccatcagttccgcagccccatcatagaaggccactgaaacaagggggacacaaaatcacaaaatggaatatataaacctttagaattagttttaagcaatgttaagtttgatggctttgtaacagtagcaatggagaattactgaggtgcatgatacatagaaaaaaatagagtacagctagagaacatactgagaattcttgtacaagataaatcattatagaatcatagaatagttaggtttggaaaggaccgtaagatcatcttgttccaaccccccataattttaagaaaaacagtctggaagagcaggacacagggataaggagtatctgggaatgggaagtgtccaggatgggctacagttaaactaactgacaagtaggaggatagggggattattatgtctctgatgctaacgaaccaattaaactggtacaagcatctactgtgcatgcttcaaaggctgccagaagtgatggagattgttggaagaagtaaacgcccctcagagaccaccacattTCTGTATGCATgtggggaactttctggaaaataacgtaatccataggtagcctcatgaatatgtatgtatgcccagggactatatgagGATGGCTTGTGGAGCAAcagggagacacacgttaggaggagccATCCCCCTTGTTTCCCggtgccacaataaagaatacctgcttgtcagcttgaaacctttgttggcaagtttgttcctggagttgtctCCGAATCAcgaggctgttcctatctctCTGTAGactgcttcatccacagagtcctcttgatcaggcggtctgtaatAGATCCCCAtagtaatgtctcccatcactgttctccgTTTatccctgacccacaaactctttgttaactgctcacctgtccccagagggAGCTCCATACACTCCAGCTTATCCCTAACATAAaaggcaactccccctccctgtttgccaggcctgtcttttctaaagagcctgtaacagcctgtaaccttccattccaacactccagtcataggagccgtcccaccatgtttctgtgatgcttatTATAtcccgtagatgtgcccacatctctaattcctcttgtttgttccccatgctacagggtttgtatagaggcatctgagccgagctccaaatgaagccgtctcattggctggagcagctggaatatctctgctttgctccgagcatttattataggtgttggcaactgactggttgtgttgggatggaatgatgctcccctcccccagcacatccagtttaaagcatccttgaccagtctggcaagcctcctaccaaaactgctcttcctttctttatcagagcagctccaccagcccccagtagacctggcctcctaAACTGAGTCCCATGTTCAAGATACCcaacccctgactatggcaccacccttctAACCATTATTAACCTGTCCAACCCCCCTAGCCTTTTTAGggtcctcccctgtatcctggagaattgatgaaaagactatctgagctccagagcccctgaccacctctcccagggctctgtagtcctttatGCTCTCCAGGTTACTGCTGTCTAcatcactagcacccacatggatcactagaagaGGGTAATAGTCAGTGGAGACCGGGCCAGGCCAACAGATGGGAGCCTCCGTCCCTTTCATggtagagtcccctactactgTGACCCacagctttttcctggcagcaccagtagagatcttctgtaccagtgcaccagccggtGTTCATGGTGCaagtgtgtttcctcattagccccctCCAGGACAGCAGAACGGTTCTGtgtggggacaacagatttaggaggaagccccttgcttttaactgtccttttcctcttgtttttgttggggttttttttgttactagttcccagcttcctgggttaatggcctccttctttcctccattaGCCACAATGAGCTGACCCCACTCCGGTGGTGAAGATGTCCTCGAGCTGCTCACCAGTGATTCAAGAGGAATTTCCATCCTTCTGGTTCCAGCTTTATGACATTGGTTTAAAGCTTTGGATGAAGTGAAAGGCAATGGCAAATGATAACTTGTGGGGTTCTGAAAAAACTCCTGGGGGCTCAAACTGTGGTTGCTTTCTCAGTTCTCTAACCACAGGCATCGGCTGTTAATGCAAAGCCAACACTGAACACAGTATCTCACTGTGTGACTAAACCGACTTTTAGCAAAGTGGGAAATTTCTGTCTTTACCGATTTCTGGAGTTTCAGTtgggaaaaaaggcagatgagGACTCTTCTCATTGGCTGATTTACAGGCCCCTAATTTCAAACTTGCAGCTGAAAAGCCTGTGGATCGGTTGGGAGGGCTTTCTTCCGTCTGTTTTGTGTAACGCTTAAGCTAGACCTTGCTATTCAGCTAAACTACTTTACGTCCTAGTcatatagaattatagaatcatagaatagttagggttggaaagtacctcaagatcatccagttccaacccccctgccatgggcagggacacctcacactgaaccatatcacccaaggcttcattcaacctggccttgaacactgccagggatggagcattcacaacctccctgggcaacccattccagtgcctcaccaccctaacagtaaagaatttcttccttatatccaatctaaacttcccctgtttaagtttcaacccgttaccccttgtcgtattgctacagtccctaatgaatagtccctcaccagcatccctgtaggcccccttcagatactggaaggctgctatgaggtctccacgcagccttctcttctccaggctgaacagccccaactttctcagcctgtcttcatacaggaggtgctccagtcccctgatcatcctcgtggtctcctctggacttcttctaacagttccatgtccttttcatgttgaggacaccagaactgcacacagtactccaagtcagatctcacgagagcagagtagaggggcaggatcacctcctttgacctgctggtcacgctgcttttgatgcagcccaggatacagttgctttctgggctgtgagtgcacactgaagctggctcatgttcattttctcattgaccaacacccccaagtccttctccgcaggactaccatgaatttcctttttgcccaacctgtagctgtgcctgggattgctccaacccagctgtatcaaagcatttaaaacctTCTTGCTATTAGCAACATCATTCTAGACTGCAAAATAGTCTTTCTCATTTCAGAGCCATCAGCAGTTCAGTTTCCTCTCTTTGGGATAGTTAACCATAGTGGGTACTTATAAATCGGTTTTGGACATAACGTGGCTTAAGCTGACCAGGCAAAGATGCACTCAGTCGTGGATATAAAACACTGGGCAATGTAAGGGCGGTTGTGACAGACTGCCCTTACATCTTGGAGCAGCATACAGAAAACATCCAGAACTCAAGTTTGTGTGAACCCTTAACACAGTGGACAAGCGAGATCCGAGGTTTTGCTCCATTGCCCCATCACCCTGAGCACAGCAGACAGGAGCTGTTGTGACAGCACCAGAAGCACGCTCCACCCAAGAGACATGGAACAACCAGGAATGTAAAGCACATGAGGGCCTGGGGCTGCTGTCAGGCTGCCGCTGGCACCTCTTGCTTTGGCTAGTCCCCAGTGCGCTGCCGCCGAGCGTGGGCTCGCTCCTGTGCTGCACGTGGGtttgcagagcactgcaccTTTACACGGTGTAGTGTGGTTTCCAGACCTGAAAACACCACCCAGCAGATGTTCGTTGCCCCTAAGTTGTCTGCTGGCACCATGTGCAGGGCCTTCCTAGGCTCTGTTCCTCGAGTCTGGAGTTAGACAAGACAGATTGCATGAAACCCAGTGTCTTGGGTGACTTCAGGCATACTGTAAGAGGCAAGGACTGAGGAACAGCTGCATTAAGTAGGATGAATAAAACAAATCCTcttgcatatttaaaattattattttaaggtGACAAACCATGTTCATGCCCAAGCTTGCATTACTTCAACAACAAAAGGAGCTGGTTCAGGTTTCAGCCTCACTTTTCTTTCAGCCAACACCTAGAGGCAGCGTTTCTTGCACTGCTTGTACAGCTTCTCACCATGTTAGACCCTTCTGCAATTCCAGTGGAAGCATCTCTTTCCTGATGCCTATTTCAATGCTTAGTTCAGTTAATGGCTGGAGAGAACAGAAATTTCTATGCCCAGCAGAACCAAAAACCAGCCCCTAGCCATGCACCAGATATTCAGAAGCTGAACACATCAAGCATGTTAAATTACTAAAAACTCCAAGAAGAAATCATGTAATACCTTCCAGGCAGAAAGACTGATGTTCGTAGTCATTTTCTCTGTATAAATAGCAAGGTGAACTTTGCTTGGGAGGAGTGTACTTGAAGCGTTAACTTAAATCACATTCCACATGTGCAAAATACTAAGATAAAATTGTTTCCAACATTTACCAAGCTATCTCTACACCAGTTAATGCTGGACACCAAAATACGATTTATGCCTAAGTTTTTCAGAGGCCACCTGCTTGGCAAacagtagggttagggttagggttagggcctaaccctaacccagtACATGTTTCTTCAGTCCACCCGTATCTTCTCAGAGCCTAACTAAACACCATCAAAAGAAATGAACAAGGCAACTGTAGGAACTCTGCAAATTCTGCTTATCGTTGGAGTGTGCACCAGTGCTGGAGGTGCTCACGTGCCCAGGTTTTTCCAGCCAGAGCATTTGCGTTAGGAACTGTTCTGTGAAAGACATTTGTGCCTTGCAGAGGTGGCTTTAACAGCTTGGATGCTGTTTCAATGCACTCAACACCCAGAGACAAGAAAACAAGACCACTGGGGCATTTCTGCAGGTGCCACCTGCAGGGCAGTTCTGAAGAACTTCCCGGATAGGAACCAAAGCAGGACTTTCCAGGGAGCAGCCAAATCagacaaacagtacttttctatcTTGGTGTGTTTCACCACGGACCATTATCGACTGTCCCTGACACAGGTGCCCAGCTGCAAAGCTTCCCAAATGGGCACCGTGATGCCCCATGCTGCAGCCATCCCCGCTCCTCCCTGCAGACCCACTCCTGGCTGCAAGCCCACAAGGCACAGTCCTCTCCCTGCCTACAGCCCTTCAACAGCTTCATGgactgctgggctctggggtcCCACCACCGGTGGCTCTGCAGGGAAAAGCAATGAGGGCTCTTCAGCCATGTCTCCTCTTGCCGCTCCCTTCTGCCAGGCCCCGGCAGCATCACCCCTGTGACATCACCGTGATACGGAATGTTTACCCCAGTGATACAGGAGAGCACCCACTGGTACCCACAGTCAGTCAGTGCCTGCGGCCTCTCCTGGCTGATTGTTGGGACTGGTTCTGGTTCTCCAGAGCATTGCCTGCCAAGCGAACTGTCAGTCCAGGAGTGACAGCAGTCATGGAATGTGAGCCGGCTCCTGCACCAGCGCCATTCCTTTCTGCTCCGGATGAGCTGGGGCAGTCGGCAGACACGACTTCTGCCGGCCCTTTGGGACAGGGGGAATCAGTGCCCTGTGATGCAGCCGGAGCAGCGATACAGGAGGAGTGGGATGTGCAACCCGGCAGGGAAGGACAAGACAGCATTCGTATCCCTCCTCTTCCCAATAGGAGCAGGGGCCAAGCCAGTGAATTCTCAGGCCTCTGCTTTCCAAAGAGGCTGTGGAAGATCCTGGAAAGCAGCGAGTTTCGGTCCATCTGGTGGAGTGCGGGAGGAAAATGTGTGGCCATCAATGAAGAACTGTTccagcaggaggtgctgggcagGGTTTTCTCCACACAGAAGATGAAGTCTTTCCTCCGGCAACTGAACGCCTATGGGTTCACCAAAGTGCACCCGGACTCCCAGAGATCTGCCTCCCTGCCTGAATTCCTGGCTGAGGAAGAAGCAGCCTCTTCTCACAGCAAGGTATGGCCCTTGCCCTGCACATCAACCAGTGCAACCAGGCTTGAGGGTTCCCAGTCCTGGCATGCTGACAACTAACCCTTCTCCTTTGCTTGTTGCAGGTGCTCTACTACTACAACCCCATCTTTAGCAGGGGTCGtccccagctgctggagcagcacaagaggaaaGCTGCCATCAGGCGGAAAGCCCCCgctgcagcacaggaggaggaagaacacCCTTCCAGAAGGGCCAATGCACAGCCTGCAGTGCTCACACAGGCACCTCCACCCTGCAAGCGACAGGCTGAAGCACTCCCtggccccagcactgcccatcCATCTCCAAGGGCAGCTGCTCCCACAAGCCCAGAGCCTGCCAGAGCAGAAGGAGACTTCATAGGTATTGAGTGCTTTGATAGAGCTTAGCAGAGTTGACAGGAACTTAGGAGAGTAGGTTAGATAGAGGCTGGTAGAATTAGTAATAAACTATTACACAGTAAACCTTCCTCAGTTGTCCTGTCCTGTTTGTACAGCACAACCCCAGGAGGAATTCTTATTTCACCAGTGGTTTACGTTAACCAGCATAATAAATAAGGGGTCCGGCCTGCACATCCCTAATAAACACTGAGTGCTACACTGCACAGTCCCATCATGGAGAGTTTGCTCACAAATAAGATCTGAGAACTGAGTTGgcttctcccccacccccagctGAACATCCAGATGCCAACAGCTTCACCTCAGCATCAccctcccaccccaaaccaAGCCGCAGTAGAACACAAGGACAGGTCTGTGAGTGCCTACCGGTTTTATTAGCGGTGCCACAGTGGGTTCCCAACCCCATGGTGAGGGTGCTGGGGTGTGAGGCTGTGTCACCCCACCTGCCTCGCTACCCCTGTGCATGTCAGCTGGTGGTGTCCTGAGTGTCGCAGCGAGGCCCTTGCCACGTGTCATAGCACTGGCACCTGAAGTCCTCAGCCAGCTTCAAGGTGTCATCACTGGGCTCCAGGCTCTGGGTCACCAGCCAGGGCTTGCCAGCTTGCAGGTTGATGGCAAAGCGGAAGGGGTCAAGGTGGAGGAAGCCCTGTTTGTCCTCCTTGCGCACGCATCGGCCCTGGCCAGAACACAAGGTCTGGCTGCAGAGATCAGTGCTGGCTGTCACATTGACGATGTAGTGGCCTAGTGGCCCTTCCACATAGTCCTTCAGCCTCAGGCACATCTCCTGCAATGGTGTATGATGTTACAGCCCTGTTAGTCAGGGAATGGGGATTCCCTGAAGGCAGTGGCATGGTGCCAACCATCACACTCACCTTGGAGTTGCTGTAGTTGAGGCTGCCCCAGAGGACTATGCCGGCAGCACCCTgagctgcactctccccgatGGTGTTCATCAGGTCCTCCTGCACCCCAGGGAGAGGAAAAGTCAACACTGCCCAAAGAGCTAAAGATTCCCATCAGCCTGAGCAGTACCCActatccccacatccccatcacctGGGAAAGGAAGTTGACTGTGCAGTCAAAGGCAATCTGGGAGTAGGGCAGAACAGGGATGCCACCATCAAAGACACCACTCTGCACAGCAAACGCCTCAGCCACACGGTGCCGGACGTAGGCAAGCACCTTGCTGGTGCCATTCAGGCAGGAGGGCAGATAGATGCTGGGGTAGAGCGCCCGGCTGCTCTCCCAGAGCCACCACAGCTCCTTGTTCCTCTGCTGCTCCACCGCTGGGCACATCCCGGTGTAGGGCAGGCTGTCAAAGTCGTTGTTGTAGCAGTCAGGGAAGCCATAGAACCCCCAGTAGCTGCTGGAACGGAGGGTCTCACCCAGCCGCAGGGTCTGCTCCATGAAGTTGCGGGCGCTCTGCTCAAACTGCTGCTTGGCCACCTCCTTCACCAGCTCAGGGGGccattgtgggtgctgctgcctcacCAGCTCCTCTGACTGCTGCTGGTAGATGTCCATGGAGCCCCAGTTGCGGACCCACAGTGGGCGCCACTTCTCCCAGTCAATGACGGCCAGTCCTCTGtaggcagggctgggcagggtgACCTTGATGTCCCAGGTGGCCTGCTGCAGGTGGGCCTGCAGGCTGGCATTCTGGGGGAGACCCCCATTCACTGGCATCCCCTCAGATGTGTAGTAGGGAAGGAGCCCCAGCTCCTTGCTGTAGAAGAGGGTGATGTCCTCCCCGGTGAAGGACTGCTGGTCATTGGCCAACACATCAAAGACCTCCAGGTTGAGGGTAACGTTGTACTTCTCAGCACAGCGCTCTGTGGGGATGTTCCAGATGGTGACAAAGGGGCGGTTGACAAGGACAGGGTCAGGCCCCCTGGCCCAGGCcagggaaggcaggagcagcaggaagatCCAGCAGGACCACCCCAATGTCATGGTGCTGGTGGGAGCAGTATGTGTCCTGGAGCAGTGTGGGGAGAGCCAAGACAAAGGGAGACCTGGGCAGACCCTGATAAAACAGACCTTTATCCCTAGGCCAAGCATTAACCCACACCCCTGTCCCAGAGCAGTGCCAGGCACCCGCAGGTGCTTCTCCCACCTCCTCACAGCGAGTCCCCAACGTTATCAGCAGCGGGAGCCAGCGGACCGGAGGGGGAACGGCAGCGTATGCCAGCCCCGGTAACGACTGTCAGCGGCGGACGCGGCCGGGGAGGAAAGAGGAGTCAGCACCCGGTGATGGCCGGCGATGAGCTGGGCTGGAAACACAAACAGGCACGGGAAGTGGGCGAAGGGCAAGGTCACGGTGACGGACGTGGGCAGTGCAGAGCATCAGCCATGAGCTGGCAGGAGGAGGGCACTACTGGGGGGAAGCTCACAGGACCCGGCAAGACACAGCCTGGGACCGGCGGTGGCACCGGGCGGCACCGTGTGGGGATAGCAGCCACCGCAGGGAGGGCCCGGTCTGGTGCACACAGCACAGAACGGCGGCCGCAGGAGGCACCGTGCGGGGCAGCAGCCGCAGTACGGAGGGCCCGGTCGGGGGGCACTTACAGCACGGAACGGCAGCCGCAGGAGGGAGGGGACACGGCGGGGACGGGGCCCGTCTCGGGCCGTACCCACCGCGGCCGGAGGGAGCCGATCGCTGTCCCGGTACCGGGGACTCCCCGCGCGCACCGGGAGCGAGGGGCGGGGCCAAACCCTCTGGGGGCGGGGCTTGCGGGAAGGGGCGTGGAGAACGCAGAGCGCGGGGCCGCCCCCGCCGCTGCCTCCACGTGTGTGGCCCGGCGCGGAGGCGCCCGCCCGGGAGCGGTGCGAGCCGCGGCCCCCCGAACACCGCACACCCGCTGACGCTCACCCGGCTTTATTCGAGGTAAAGCACTTCGGTGTGGGGCAGCGCACGGGGGatcagcaccacacagcaccCACTCAGGGCCCCCGGGCCCCACATCTCTCTCCTTACAACAGGAGAGGCCTCCCCACCCTCCAgcacctgccccacagcagggagggcagagggagggCAACCACACTGTTCCAGCCCTCgcaaggagcagctccccaCATAACAAGCTGCCTCCCAGGCACAGTTATCTTAAATAGGTCCCCTACACCACCACAGAAAGGGGGTGCCAGAGGGGGCAGTTCAATCCAAGAGGAGGTAGCACCAGCTTGCAAGCAGCAACAGCACCCCAAGTCCCAGTGGTGCCAAGAAGTCAGGGGCATCACTTTTGGAGTCAGCAGGCACCTGGCAGCCgctgccctgccagccctggTAGCAATGGCAGCGGAAGTGGGTCCGTAGGTAGAAGGTGTCAGCAGGGGACAGTTGACCCTCAGCCCAGAAGAGGGGGCGCTGGGGGTTGTCCCCATCCCGGTGGTgcagctggaagctgctggAGTTGAGGTGGAGGAAGACATCAGCGTTGCTGTCCTGG includes:
- the HYAL1 gene encoding hyaluronidase-1 isoform X1 gives rise to the protein MLGLGIKVCFIRVCPGLPLSWLSPHCSRTHTAPTSTMTLGWSCWIFLLLLPSLAWARGPDPVLVNRPFVTIWNIPTERCAEKYNVTLNLEVFDVLANDQQSFTGEDITLFYSKELGLLPYYTSEGMPVNGGLPQNASLQAHLQQATWDIKVTLPSPAYRGLAVIDWEKWRPLWVRNWGSMDIYQQQSEELVRQQHPQWPPELVKEVAKQQFEQSARNFMEQTLRLGETLRSSSYWGFYGFPDCYNNDFDSLPYTGMCPAVEQQRNKELWWLWESSRALYPSIYLPSCLNGTSKVLAYVRHRVAEAFAVQSGVFDGGIPVLPYSQIAFDCTVNFLSQEDLMNTIGESAAQGAAGIVLWGSLNYSNSKEMCLRLKDYVEGPLGHYIVNVTASTDLCSQTLCSGQGRCVRKEDKQGFLHLDPFRFAINLQAGKPWLVTQSLEPSDDTLKLAEDFRCQCYDTWQGPRCDTQDTTS
- the HYAL1 gene encoding hyaluronidase-1 isoform X2 — protein: MTLGWSCWIFLLLLPSLAWARGPDPVLVNRPFVTIWNIPTERCAEKYNVTLNLEVFDVLANDQQSFTGEDITLFYSKELGLLPYYTSEGMPVNGGLPQNASLQAHLQQATWDIKVTLPSPAYRGLAVIDWEKWRPLWVRNWGSMDIYQQQSEELVRQQHPQWPPELVKEVAKQQFEQSARNFMEQTLRLGETLRSSSYWGFYGFPDCYNNDFDSLPYTGMCPAVEQQRNKELWWLWESSRALYPSIYLPSCLNGTSKVLAYVRHRVAEAFAVQSGVFDGGIPVLPYSQIAFDCTVNFLSQEDLMNTIGESAAQGAAGIVLWGSLNYSNSKEMCLRLKDYVEGPLGHYIVNVTASTDLCSQTLCSGQGRCVRKEDKQGFLHLDPFRFAINLQAGKPWLVTQSLEPSDDTLKLAEDFRCQCYDTWQGPRCDTQDTTS